In Gopherus evgoodei ecotype Sinaloan lineage unplaced genomic scaffold, rGopEvg1_v1.p scaffold_31_arrow_ctg1, whole genome shotgun sequence, a single window of DNA contains:
- the LOC115640499 gene encoding chemokine-like receptor 1: MPPNNATSGEASLRQAMKVTTAVAFGFIFLAGAAGNGAVLWVTGWKLRWTPNTVWFFNLAVADVASTSLILVTVLYLALDLDWPFGSVACKLANCLFGLSLCSGVLLLSAISVDRCVVVVAPVWCRNHRTPRLSWVACATIWALSLATFVPSSFLFSELSLERNRSSCSNLDVFQDWRRQEAEILTVFIFLSQFLLPLMVISVSYSILVVAMRRKRLAKSSKPLLVVTRVIFCFFLCWSPYHALALARISMAHMPSAVRLVAIPLSKCLAMFNSCINPLLYVFAGREFQNAVRRPLVQAFKAAFDEAPPTHV; the protein is encoded by the coding sequence ATGCCACCCAACAACGCCACATCTGGGGAGGCCTCGCTGCGCCAGGCCATGAAGGTCACCACGGCCGTGGCTTTTGGCTTCATCTTCTTGGCAGGGGCGGCCGGGAACGGGGCGGTGCTGTGGGTCACGGGCTGGAAGCTGCGCTGGACCCCCAACACCGTGTGGTTCTTCAACCTGGCCGTGGCCGACGTGGCCTCCACCTCTCTGATCCTGGTCACCGTCCTGTACCTGGCCCTGGATCTGGACTGGCCCTTCGGCTCCGTGGCCTGCAAGTTGGCCAACTGCCTCTTCGGCTTGAGCCTCTGCAGCGGGGTCCTGCTGCTCAGCGCCATCAGCGTGGACCGGTGCGTGGTGGTGGTGGCCCCTGTCTGGTGCCGCAATCACCGCACGCCACGGCTCAGCTGGGTGGCCTGTGCCACTATCTGGGCCCTGTCGCTGGCCACCTTCGTGCCCAGCTCCTTCCTCTTCTCCGAGCTCTCCTTGGAGAGGAACCGGAGCTCCTGCAGCAACCTGGACGTTTTCCAAGACTGGAGGCGCCAAGAGGCCGAGATCTTAACCGTATTCATCTTCCTCTCCCAGTTCCTCCTGCCCTTGATGGTCATTTCCGTGTCCTACTCCATTCTGGTGGTGGCCATGAGGCGGAAGAGGCTGGCCAAGTCCAGCAAGCCCCTCCTGGTGGTCACCAGAGTCATCTTCTGCTTCTTCCTCTGCTGGTCGCCCTACCATGCCTTGGCCTTAGCCAGGATCTCCATGGCCCACATGCCCAGCGCCGTGCGCCTGGTGGCCATCCCTCTCTCCAAGTGCCTGGCCATGTTCAACAGCTGCATCAACCCCCTGCTCTACGTCTTTGCCGGGAGGGAGTTCCAGAATGCCGTGCGGAGGCCGCTGGTGCAAGCCTTCAAGGCAGCCTTCGACGAGGCACCACCAACTCATGTGTGA
- the PPP2R1A gene encoding serine/threonine-protein phosphatase 2A 65 kDa regulatory subunit A alpha isoform yields MAAADGDDSLYPIAVLIDELRNEDVQLRLNSIKKLSTIALALGVERTRSELLPFLTDTIYDEDEVLLALAEQLGTFTALVGGPEYVHCLLPPLESLATVEETVVRDKAVESLRAISHEHSPSDLEGHFVPLVKRLAGGDWFTSRTSACGLFSVCYPRVSSSVKAELRQYFRNLCSDDTPMVRRAAASKLGEFAKVLELEHVKGEIIPMFSNLASDEQDSVRLLAVEACVNIAQLLPQEDLESLVMPTLRQAAEDKSWRVRYMVADKFTELQKAVGPEITKTDLVPAFQNLMKDCEAEVRAAASHKVKEFCENLSADCRENVIMTQILPCIKELVSDANQHVKSALASVIMGLSPILGKDNTIEHLLPLFLAQLKDECPEVRLNIISNLDCVNEVIGIRQLSQSLLPAIVELAEDAKWRVRLAIIEYMPLLAGQLGVEFFDEKLNSLCMAWLVDHVYAIREAATSNLKKLVEKFGKDWAHATIIPKVLAMSNDPNYLHRMTTLFCINVLSEVCGQEITTKHMLPTVLRMAGDAVANVRFNVAKSLQKIGPILDNSTLQNEVKPVLEKLTQDQDVDVKYFAQEALTVLALA; encoded by the exons ATGGCGGCCGCCGACGGCGATGACTCGCTCTACCCCATCGCGGTGCTGATCGACGAGCTGCGCAACGAGGACGTCCAG CTACGGCTCAACAGCATCAAGAAACTCTCCACCATCGCCTTGGCCCTCGGCGTGGAGAGGACCCGCAGCGAGCTCCTGCCTTTCCTCACAG ACACGATTTACGATGAGGACGAGGTGCTGCTGGCTCTGGCTGAACAGCTGGGGACCTTCACCGCTCTGGTTGGGGGACCCGAATATGTGCACTGCTTACTG ccccccctggAGAGCCTGGCGACGGTGGAGGAGACGGTGGTGCGAGACAAGGCGGTGGAGTCGCTGCGCGCCATCTCCCATGAGCACTCGCCCTCGGACCTGGAGGGACACTTCGTGCCCCTGGTGAAGCGCCTGGCGGGGGGCGACTGGTTCACTTCCCGCACCTCGGCCTGTGGCCTCTTCAGCGTCTGCTACCCTCGCGTGTCCAGCTCGGTCAAGGCAGAGCTCCGGCA GTACTTCCGGAACCTGTGCTCCGATGACACCCCCATGGTGAGGAGGGCGGCAGCCTCCAAGCTGGGCGAGTTCGCAAAGGTCCTGGAGCTGGAGCATGTGAAGGGCGAGATTATCCCCATGTTCTCCAACCTGGCTTCCGATGAGCAG GACTCTGTGCGTTTGCTGGCGGTGGAGGCTTGCGTCAATATCgctcagctcctgccccaggaggacTTGGAGTCCTTGGTGATGCCCACGCTACGGCAAGCAGCTGAGGACAAATCATGGCGAGTCCGGTACATGGTGGCTGATAAGTTCACAGAG ctCCAGAAAGCTGTTGGGCCTGAAATCACCAAGACCGACCTGGTGCCAGCTTTCCAGAACCTCATGAAGGACTGTGAGGCCGAGGTGCGGGCTGCTGCCTCCCACAAGGTCAAAG AGTTCTGTGAGAACCTGTCAGCCGACTGCCGTGAGAACGTCATCATGACCCAGATACTGCCCTGCATCAAG GAGCTGGTGTCGGACGCCAATCAGCACGTCAAGTCGGCGCTGGCCTCTGTCATCATGGGGCTGTCACCTATCCTGGGCAAGGACAACACCATTGAGCACCTGCTGCCGCTCTTCCTGGCCCAGCTCAAAGACGAG tgccctgAGGTTCGGCTCAACATCATCTCGAACCTGGACTGCGTCAACGAGGTGATCGGCATCCGGCAGCTCTCGCAGTCGCTGCTGCCGGCCATCGTGGAGCTGGCCGAGGATGCCAAGTGGCGCGTCAGGCTGGCCATCATTGAGTACATGCCCCTGTTGGCCGGGCAGCTG GGGGTGGAGTTCTTTGACGAGAAGCTGAATTCCCTGTGCATGGCTTGGCTGGTGGATCATG TCTACGCCATCCGGGAGGCAGCCACCAGCAACCTGAAGAAGCTGGTGGAGAAATTCGGCAAAGACTGGGCCCACGCCACGATCATCCCCAAAGTGCTGGCCATGTCAAACGACCCCAACTATCTGCACCGCATGACCACGCTCTTCTGCATCAAT GTGCTCTCGGAGGTGTGCGGGCAGGAGATCACCACCAAACACATGCTGCCCACTGTGCTGCGCATGGCGGGCGATGCCGTGGCCAATGTCCGCTTCAATGTGGCCAAGTCCCTGCAGAAAATAGGACCAATCCTGGACAACAG CACCCTGCAGAATGAGGTGAAGCCTGTGCTGGAGAAGCTCACGCAGGACCAGGACGTTGACGTGAAATACTTCGCACAGGAGGCCCTGACCG tgCTGGCGCTGGCCTGA